A genomic region of Macaca thibetana thibetana isolate TM-01 chromosome 14, ASM2454274v1, whole genome shotgun sequence contains the following coding sequences:
- the DDI1 gene encoding protein DDI1 homolog 1, which produces MLITVYCVRRDLSEATFSLQVSPDFELRNFKVLCEAESRVPAEEIQIIHMERLLIEDHCSLGSYGLKDGDVVVLLQKDNVGPRAPGRAPNQPRIDFSGIAVPGTSSSRPQHPGQQQQRTPAAQRSHGLASGETVGVPQGLGSPGLIRSMLLSNPHDLSLLKERNPPLAEALLSGSLETFSQVLMAQQREKALREQERLHLYTADPLDREAQAKIEEEIRQQNIEENMNIAIEEAPESFGQVTMLYINCKVNGHPLKAFVDSGAQMTIMSQACAERCNIMRLVDRRWAGVAKGVGTQRIIGRVHLAQIQIEGDFLQCSFSILEDQPMDMLLGLDMLRRHQCSIDLKKNVLVIGTTGTQTYFLPEGELPLCSRMVNGKDESSDKEITHSVMDSGRKEH; this is translated from the coding sequence ATGCTGATCACCGTGTACTGCGTGCGGAGGGACCTCTCCGAGGCCACCTTCTCCCTCCAGGTCAGCCCCGACTTTGAGCTCCGAAACTTCAAGGTCCTCTGCGAGGCGGAGTCCAGAGTCCCCGCCGAAGAGATCCAGATCATCCACATGGAGCGACTCCTCATCGAGGACCACTGTTCCCTGGGCTCCTACGGCCTCAAAGATGGCGATGTCGTGGTTTTACTGCAGAAGGACAATGTGGGACCCCGGGCTCCAGGGCGTGCCCCGAACCAGCCTCGTATAGACTTCAGCGGCATTGCGGTGCCCGGGACGTCCAGCTCCCGCCCGCAGCACccagggcagcagcagcagcgcacACCCGCCGCCCAGCGGTCACACGGCCTGGCCTCCGGAGAGACGGTGGGCGTCCCGCAAGGTCTGGGCAGCCCCGGCCTGATCCGCAGCATGCTGCTCTCCAACCCGCACGATCTGTCGCTGCTCAAGGAACGCAACCCCCCCTTGGCGGAAGCCCTGCTCAGCGGAAGCCTTGAGACCTTTTCTCAGGTGCTGATGGCGCAGCAAAGGGAAAAGGCcttgagagagcaagagaggctTCATCTCTACACGGCCGACCCCCTGGACCGGGAAGCTCAGGccaaaatagaagaggaaatcCGGCAGCAGAACATTGAAGAAAACATGAATATAGCGATAGAAGAGGCCCCCGAGAGTTTCGGACAAGTGACGATGCTCTATATTAACTGCAAAGTGAATGGGCATCCTTTGAAGGCTTTTGTTGATTCTGGCGCCCAGATGACCATTATGAGCCAGGCTTGTGCCGAGCGATGTAACATCATGAGGCTGGTGGACCGACGGTGGGCTGGGGTTGCTAAAGGAGTGGGCACACAGAGAATTATTGGCCGTGTTCATCTAGCTCAGATTCAAATTGAAGGTGATTTCTTACAGTGCTCTTTCTCCATACTTGAGGATCAACCCATGGATATGCTTCTAGGCCTAGATATGCTCCGGAGACATCAATGTTCCATCGATTTGAAGAAAAATGTGCTAGTCATCGGCACCACTGGCACGCAGACTTACTTTCTTCCTGAGGGAGAGTTGCCCTTATGCTCTAGGATGGTAAATGGGAAAGATGAGTCTTCGGACAAGGAAATTACACATTCGGTCATGGATTCAGGACGAAAAGAGCATTAA